A DNA window from Pseudomonas sp. GD03919 contains the following coding sequences:
- the truB gene encoding tRNA pseudouridine(55) synthase TruB — protein sequence MAQVKRIRRKVDGIILLDKPRGFTSNAALQKVRWLLNAEKAGHTGSLDPLATGVLPLCFGEATKFSQYLLDADKGYETVAQLGVTTTTGDAEGDVLERRPVTVGRVEIEALLPRFRGEIKQIPPMYSALKKDGQPLYKLARAGEVVEREARSVTIARLELLACEGEQARLAVDCSKGTYIRTLVEDLGQLLGCGAHVAELRRTKVGPFDLARTVTLEELEAAHAEGGNEALDRFLLPADSGLQDWPLLQFSEHSAFYWLQGQPVRAPEAPKFGMVRVQDHNGRFIGIGEVSDDGRVAPRRLIYTGA from the coding sequence GTGGCGCAGGTCAAACGTATTCGCCGCAAGGTCGACGGCATCATTCTGCTCGACAAGCCGCGTGGCTTTACCTCCAACGCGGCGCTGCAGAAGGTGCGCTGGTTGCTCAACGCCGAGAAGGCCGGGCATACCGGTAGCCTCGACCCGCTGGCCACCGGCGTGCTGCCGCTGTGCTTCGGCGAGGCGACCAAGTTCTCCCAATACCTGCTCGATGCCGACAAGGGCTACGAGACCGTCGCTCAGCTCGGTGTCACCACTACCACCGGTGATGCCGAGGGTGATGTGCTCGAACGGCGTCCGGTGACCGTTGGTCGTGTCGAAATCGAAGCGCTGCTGCCGCGCTTTCGTGGCGAAATCAAACAGATACCGCCAATGTACTCGGCCCTGAAGAAGGACGGTCAGCCACTCTACAAGCTGGCTCGTGCGGGTGAAGTAGTGGAGCGCGAAGCGCGTTCTGTTACTATTGCGCGCTTGGAGTTGCTGGCTTGCGAAGGCGAGCAGGCGCGCCTGGCGGTTGATTGCAGCAAAGGCACCTATATTCGTACGCTGGTCGAGGATCTTGGTCAGTTGCTCGGCTGTGGAGCACATGTCGCCGAACTGCGCCGTACCAAGGTAGGCCCGTTCGACCTGGCGCGCACCGTGACGCTGGAAGAGCTGGAGGCCGCACACGCCGAAGGCGGTAACGAGGCGCTGGATCGCTTCCTGCTGCCGGCCGATAGCGGTCTGCAGGACTGGCCGCTGCTGCAGTTCTCCGAGCACAGCGCGTTCTACTGGCTGCAAGGTCAGCCGGTGCGGGCACCTGAAGCGCCGAAGTTCGGTATGGTGCGGGTGCAGGATCACAAT
- the rbfA gene encoding 30S ribosome-binding factor RbfA codes for MAKDYSRTQRIGDQMQRELAVLIQREIKDPRLGLVTITAVDVSRDLSHAKVFITVMGKDDDAEQIKLNLEILGEAAGYLRMLLGKSMKVRTIPQLHFHYDASIRRGAELSALIERAVAEDRKHQDGSEG; via the coding sequence ATGGCCAAAGATTACAGCCGTACCCAGCGTATCGGTGATCAGATGCAGCGTGAGCTGGCAGTGCTGATCCAGCGCGAGATCAAGGACCCACGCCTGGGTCTGGTAACCATCACTGCGGTCGACGTGAGTCGCGACCTGTCCCATGCCAAGGTGTTCATCACCGTGATGGGCAAGGACGACGATGCCGAGCAGATCAAGCTCAACCTGGAGATCCTCGGCGAGGCAGCGGGTTACTTGCGCATGCTGCTGGGCAAGTCGATGAAGGTGCGTACCATCCCGCAGTTGCACTTCCACTACGACGCCAGCATCCGCCGCGGCGCCGAGCTGTCGGCGCTGATCGAGCGTGCGGTGGCGGAAGATCGCAAGCACCAAGACGGCAGCGAGGGCTAA
- the infB gene encoding translation initiation factor IF-2 — MTQVTVKELAKVVDTPVERLLQQMREAGLSHSSAEQVVTDSEKQALLAHLKSSHGDKVEEPRKITLQRKTTSTLKVAGSKTISVEVRKKKTFVKRSPEELEAEKQRELEAQQAAAEAEAERLKAEEEAKRKAEEEAKRQAAAATEAPAPAAAPAPASEPVVAAPVVDAERKKEEVRRPEKARSDEDERRERKHAQHRPTLKEKAPAPRVAPRSVDEESDGFRRGGRGKAKMKKRNQHGFQAPAGPVVREVSIGETITVGELAQQMSVKAAEVIKFMFKMGSPATINQVLDQETAQLVAEELGHKVKLVSDNALEDSLAESLKFEGEAMSRAPVVTVMGHVDHGKTSLLDYIRRAKVASGEAGGITQHIGAYHVETERGMVTFLDTPGHAAFTAMRARGAKATDIVILVVAADDGVMPQTQEAVQHAKAAGVPIVVAVNKMDKPEANPDNIKNGLAALDVIPEEWGGDAPFVPVSAKAGTGIDELLEAVLLQAEVLELKATPSAPGRGVVVESRLDKGRGPVATVLVQDGTLRQGDMVLVGVNYGRVRAMLDENGKPIKEAGPSIPVEILGLDGTPDAGDEMMVVADEKKAREVALFRQGKFREVKLARAHAGKLENIFENMGQEEKKTLNIVLKADVRGSLEALQGSLSTLGNDEVQVRVVGGGVGGITESDANLALASNAVLFGFNVRADAGARKIVESEGLDMRYYNVIYDIIEDVKKALTGMLGSDVRENILGTAEVRDVFRSPKFGAVAGCMVIEGTVYRNRPIRVLREDVVIFEGELESLRRFKDDVAEVRSGMECGIGVKSYNDVKVGDKIEVFEKVQVARSL, encoded by the coding sequence ATGACGCAAGTCACGGTTAAAGAACTGGCCAAAGTGGTCGACACTCCGGTTGAGCGCCTGCTGCAGCAGATGCGCGAAGCCGGCCTGTCCCACAGCAGTGCCGAACAAGTAGTGACCGATAGTGAGAAACAGGCCCTGTTGGCCCATCTCAAGAGCAGTCACGGCGACAAGGTCGAAGAACCGCGCAAGATCACCTTGCAGCGCAAGACCACCAGCACCCTCAAGGTTGCTGGCAGCAAGACCATCAGCGTTGAAGTGCGCAAGAAGAAGACCTTCGTCAAGCGCAGCCCGGAAGAGCTCGAAGCCGAGAAGCAGCGCGAACTGGAAGCTCAGCAGGCTGCTGCCGAGGCCGAAGCCGAGCGTCTGAAAGCCGAGGAAGAAGCCAAGCGCAAGGCCGAAGAAGAAGCCAAGCGTCAGGCTGCCGCCGCTACCGAAGCCCCTGCACCCGCTGCTGCGCCGGCCCCGGCCAGCGAGCCGGTTGTTGCCGCTCCGGTCGTCGACGCCGAGCGCAAGAAAGAGGAAGTGCGTCGCCCCGAGAAGGCGCGCAGTGACGAAGACGAGCGCCGTGAGCGCAAGCACGCACAGCACCGTCCGACCCTCAAGGAAAAGGCGCCGGCGCCGCGTGTCGCGCCGCGTAGTGTTGACGAAGAGAGCGACGGCTTCCGTCGTGGTGGTCGCGGCAAGGCCAAGATGAAGAAGCGCAACCAGCACGGTTTCCAGGCTCCGGCCGGTCCGGTGGTGCGTGAAGTGTCGATCGGCGAGACCATCACCGTGGGCGAACTGGCCCAGCAGATGTCGGTGAAGGCCGCTGAAGTCATCAAGTTCATGTTCAAGATGGGCTCGCCTGCCACCATCAACCAGGTACTGGATCAGGAAACTGCCCAGCTGGTCGCCGAAGAACTGGGCCACAAGGTCAAGCTGGTTAGCGACAACGCGCTGGAAGATTCCCTGGCCGAGTCGCTGAAGTTCGAAGGCGAGGCCATGTCCCGTGCGCCGGTGGTGACCGTAATGGGTCACGTCGACCATGGTAAGACTTCGCTGCTCGACTACATCCGTCGTGCCAAGGTGGCTTCCGGTGAAGCGGGTGGTATCACCCAGCACATCGGTGCCTACCACGTCGAAACCGAGCGCGGCATGGTCACCTTCCTCGACACCCCCGGTCACGCCGCGTTCACCGCGATGCGTGCCCGTGGTGCGAAGGCCACCGACATCGTCATTCTCGTCGTCGCAGCCGATGACGGCGTGATGCCGCAGACCCAGGAAGCCGTACAGCATGCGAAAGCAGCTGGCGTGCCGATCGTGGTTGCGGTGAACAAGATGGACAAGCCGGAAGCCAACCCGGACAACATCAAGAACGGCCTGGCCGCGCTGGACGTGATTCCGGAAGAGTGGGGCGGCGACGCACCGTTCGTACCGGTTTCCGCCAAGGCCGGTACCGGTATCGACGAGCTGCTCGAAGCCGTGCTGCTGCAGGCTGAAGTGCTTGAGCTGAAAGCCACGCCGTCTGCCCCGGGTCGTGGTGTGGTGGTCGAGTCGCGTCTGGACAAGGGCCGTGGCCCGGTGGCTACCGTGCTGGTTCAGGACGGTACCCTGCGTCAGGGCGACATGGTCCTGGTCGGCGTCAACTACGGTCGCGTGCGGGCCATGCTCGACGAGAACGGCAAGCCGATCAAGGAAGCCGGCCCGTCGATTCCGGTCGAGATCCTCGGTCTGGACGGCACGCCGGATGCCGGTGACGAGATGATGGTGGTGGCCGACGAGAAGAAGGCCCGCGAGGTTGCGCTGTTCCGTCAGGGCAAGTTCCGTGAGGTCAAACTGGCTCGTGCCCACGCCGGCAAGCTGGAAAACATCTTCGAGAACATGGGCCAGGAAGAGAAGAAAACCCTCAACATCGTGCTCAAGGCCGACGTTCGCGGTTCTCTGGAAGCCCTGCAAGGCTCGCTCAGCACCCTGGGCAATGACGAAGTGCAAGTGCGCGTGGTCGGTGGCGGCGTTGGTGGTATCACCGAGTCCGATGCCAACCTGGCGCTGGCTTCCAATGCCGTGCTGTTCGGTTTCAACGTCCGTGCTGACGCTGGTGCGCGCAAGATTGTCGAGTCCGAAGGCCTCGACATGCGCTACTACAACGTTATCTACGACATCATTGAAGACGTCAAGAAAGCGCTCACCGGTATGCTCGGCAGCGATGTTCGCGAGAACATCCTGGGCACCGCCGAAGTGCGTGACGTGTTCCGTTCGCCGAAGTTCGGCGCTGTCGCTGGCTGCATGGTCATCGAGGGCACCGTCTACCGCAACCGTCCGATCCGCGTACTGCGCGAGGACGTGGTGATCTTCGAAGGCGAGCTGGAATCGCTGCGCCGCTTCAAGGACGACGTTGCCGAAGTGCGCAGCGGCATGGAGTGCGGTATCGGCGTGAAGAGCTACAACGACGTCAAGGTCGGCGACAAGATCGAAGTGTTCGAGAAGGTCCAGGTGGCGCGCAGCCTGTAA
- the nusA gene encoding transcription termination factor NusA, which yields MSKEVLLVVESVSNEKGVPAGVIFEALELALATATKKRFEDEVDLRVSINRQNGSYETFRRWTVVDESEFEDPAYQLTEDMPQAVEAKAKIGDVLEEKVESIEFGRIAAQTAKQVIVQKVREAERAQVVDAYRERLGEIISGTVKKVTRDNVIVDLGNNAEALLAREDIIPRETFRVGVRLRALLKEIRTENRGPQLILSRTAPEMLIELFRIEVPEIAEGLIDVKAASRDPGSRAKIAVRSKDKRIDPQGACIGMRGSRVQAVSGELGGERVDIVLWDDNPAQFVINAMSPAEVAAIIVDEDAHAMDIAVAEDNLAQAIGRGGQNVRLASQLTGWTLNVMTEADIQAKQQAETGDIMQSFIDELEVDEELAQVLVEEGFTSLEEIAYVPMEEMLSIDGFDEEIVNELRARAKDRLLTKAIANEEKLADAHPADDLLELEGMDKALALELALRGVITREDLAEQSIDDLLDIDGIDEERAGKLIMAARAHWFE from the coding sequence ATGAGCAAAGAAGTACTGCTGGTTGTTGAGTCGGTATCCAACGAGAAGGGTGTACCGGCCGGCGTGATTTTCGAGGCGCTGGAGCTGGCTCTGGCGACCGCGACCAAGAAACGTTTCGAGGACGAAGTCGATCTGCGTGTGTCGATCAATCGTCAGAACGGTAGCTACGAAACCTTCCGTCGCTGGACCGTGGTTGACGAGTCCGAATTCGAAGATCCGGCCTATCAGCTGACCGAAGACATGCCCCAGGCCGTCGAAGCCAAGGCCAAGATCGGTGACGTGCTCGAAGAAAAGGTCGAGTCCATCGAGTTCGGCCGTATCGCCGCGCAAACCGCCAAGCAGGTCATCGTGCAGAAAGTGCGCGAGGCCGAACGCGCTCAGGTGGTCGATGCCTACCGCGAGCGTCTGGGCGAGATCATCTCCGGTACCGTGAAGAAGGTCACCCGCGATAACGTTATCGTCGACCTGGGCAACAACGCCGAGGCCCTGCTGGCCCGCGAAGACATCATTCCACGCGAGACTTTCCGCGTTGGTGTGCGTCTGCGTGCCCTGCTCAAGGAAATTCGTACCGAGAACCGCGGCCCGCAGCTGATCCTGTCGCGTACCGCTCCGGAAATGCTGATCGAGCTGTTCCGCATCGAAGTACCGGAAATCGCCGAAGGGCTGATCGACGTCAAGGCCGCCTCCCGTGATCCAGGTTCGCGCGCCAAGATCGCCGTGCGTTCCAAGGACAAGCGTATCGACCCGCAGGGTGCCTGCATCGGCATGCGCGGTTCGCGCGTTCAGGCCGTTTCCGGCGAACTGGGCGGTGAGCGCGTGGATATCGTGCTGTGGGACGACAACCCCGCGCAGTTCGTGATCAATGCCATGTCGCCGGCCGAAGTGGCTGCGATCATCGTCGACGAAGATGCCCATGCCATGGACATCGCCGTCGCCGAAGACAATCTGGCTCAGGCCATCGGCCGCGGCGGTCAGAACGTGCGTCTGGCCAGTCAGCTGACCGGCTGGACGCTGAACGTGATGACCGAGGCGGACATTCAGGCCAAGCAGCAGGCAGAAACCGGCGACATCATGCAGTCCTTCATCGACGAGCTGGAAGTCGACGAAGAACTGGCCCAAGTCCTGGTCGAAGAGGGTTTCACCAGTCTCGAAGAGATTGCCTACGTACCCATGGAAGAAATGCTCAGCATCGATGGCTTTGACGAGGAGATCGTCAATGAGCTGCGTGCACGGGCCAAGGATCGTCTGCTGACCAAGGCGATCGCCAACGAGGAGAAGTTGGCCGATGCCCATCCGGCAGATGATTTGCTGGAACTGGAAGGCATGGACAAGGCGCTGGCTCTTGAGCTCGCGCTGCGCGGCGTGATTACCCGTGAAGACCTGGCCGAGCAGTCGATCGACGACCTGCTCGACATCGACGGCATCGACGAAGAGCGTGCCGGCAAGCTGATCATGGCCGCTCGAGCCCATTGGTTCGAATAA
- the rimP gene encoding ribosome maturation factor RimP, with the protein MSSKLEQLQALLAPVIEALGYQCWGIEFLSQGRHSLLRVYIDKADGILIDDCEIVSRQLSGVLDVEDPISSEYTLEVSSPGMDRPLFTLEQFAAHVGEQVKIKLRSPFDGRRNFQGLLRGVEEQDVVVQVDDHEYLLPIDLIDKANIIPRFD; encoded by the coding sequence GTGTCGAGCAAGCTAGAACAGTTGCAGGCCTTGTTGGCCCCGGTAATCGAGGCGCTCGGTTATCAGTGTTGGGGCATCGAGTTCCTGTCGCAGGGGCGTCATTCGCTGCTGCGTGTCTATATCGATAAGGCCGACGGCATCCTGATCGACGATTGCGAGATCGTCAGCCGTCAGCTCAGTGGCGTACTCGATGTCGAGGACCCGATTTCCTCCGAGTACACGCTGGAAGTTTCTTCTCCTGGCATGGATCGCCCGTTGTTCACCCTCGAACAGTTTGCGGCGCATGTTGGGGAACAGGTGAAGATCAAGCTGCGTTCGCCTTTCGATGGGCGTCGTAACTTCCAGGGCCTCCTTCGCGGTGTGGAGGAGCAGGACGTGGTGGTTCAGGTGGATGACCACGAGTATCTGTTGCCGATCGACCTGATCGACAAGGCCAATATCATCCCCCGATTTGATTGA
- the secG gene encoding preprotein translocase subunit SecG produces the protein MLETVIVVLHLLGAIGIVVLVLLQQGKGADAGASFGSGASATVFGSQGSSTFLSKFTGILAAGFFITSLGLAFFAKEKADALTQVGLPDPAVLEVQQKPAVEDVPVLEEQAPASDASDVPEAPGQ, from the coding sequence ATGCTGGAAACAGTCATTGTTGTTCTGCACCTGCTGGGTGCGATCGGGATTGTAGTGCTGGTTTTGCTGCAGCAGGGTAAGGGTGCTGACGCAGGTGCGTCGTTCGGTTCGGGTGCTTCGGCAACTGTATTCGGAAGCCAAGGTTCCTCTACCTTTCTGAGTAAGTTTACTGGTATACTCGCCGCAGGTTTTTTCATTACCAGCTTGGGTTTAGCGTTCTTTGCTAAAGAAAAAGCTGATGCACTGACTCAGGTTGGTCTGCCAGATCCAGCGGTTCTGGAAGTTCAACAAAAGCCGGCGGTCGAAGACGTGCCGGTGCTCGAAGAGCAAGCTCCAGCATCCGATGCTTCGGATGTGCCGGAGGCTCCAGGGCAGTAA
- the tpiA gene encoding triose-phosphate isomerase, whose translation MRRPLVAGNWKMHGTRASVAELIEGLRQQVLPADVDVAVFPSSLHIAQVVEGLSGKAVKVGAQDCAAQVEQGALTGELAVSQVADCGCALVLVGHSERRLILGESDEVIVRKFAAVQAAGLVPVLCVGETREQREANATLGVVGGQLAAVIDALGVEALKNAVVAYEPVWAIGTGLTATPEQAQEVHAAIRAQVAQLNADVAGELRILYGGSVKAASAAELFGMQDIDGGLVGGASLNADEFGAICRAAGN comes from the coding sequence ATGCGTCGCCCCTTGGTCGCCGGTAACTGGAAAATGCACGGTACCCGCGCCAGCGTCGCAGAGCTGATCGAAGGGTTGCGTCAGCAGGTACTGCCTGCCGATGTCGATGTCGCGGTTTTTCCCTCCAGTCTGCATATCGCTCAGGTCGTCGAAGGCTTGAGTGGCAAGGCTGTGAAAGTTGGAGCCCAGGATTGCGCGGCGCAAGTCGAGCAGGGTGCTCTGACCGGCGAGCTGGCTGTGAGCCAGGTAGCTGATTGCGGTTGCGCGTTGGTGTTGGTTGGGCACTCAGAGCGTCGCCTGATTCTGGGCGAGAGCGATGAGGTGATCGTACGCAAGTTTGCGGCAGTCCAGGCGGCGGGTCTGGTTCCGGTGCTCTGTGTCGGTGAGACTCGTGAGCAGCGTGAAGCGAATGCAACGCTGGGAGTGGTGGGCGGCCAGCTGGCTGCGGTGATCGATGCTTTGGGCGTCGAGGCGCTGAAAAATGCCGTGGTTGCCTATGAGCCTGTATGGGCCATCGGTACCGGGTTGACCGCTACGCCCGAGCAGGCTCAGGAAGTGCACGCAGCGATTCGCGCGCAGGTTGCGCAGCTGAATGCTGATGTCGCTGGCGAGCTGAGAATTCTTTATGGCGGCAGTGTAAAGGCCGCCAGTGCAGCCGAGTTGTTCGGCATGCAGGATATCGATGGGGGGCTCGTGGGTGGAGCCTCTCTGAATGCGGATGAATTCGGTGCGATCTGTCGCGCTGCAGGAAACTGA
- the glmM gene encoding phosphoglucosamine mutase, translated as MARKYFGTDGIRGRVGQFPITPDFMLKLGWAAGMAFRKQGKCRILIGKDTRISGYMFESALEAGLAAAGADVQLLGPMPTPAIAYLTRTFQADAGIVISASHNPHDDNGIKFFSSEGTKLPDDVELMIEELLDQPMTVVESAAIGKASRINDASGRYIEFCKGSVPTGTNFKHLKIVVDCAHGAAYKVAPSVFRELGADVKVMAAQPDGLNINHECGSTHIAGLQAEVLAQGADLGIAFDGDADRVLMVDHTGTVVDGDELLFIIARDLQERGRLHGGVVGTLMSNLGLELALAELNIPFVRAKVGDRYVIAELMARNWLLGGENSGHLVCFQHTTTGDAIIAALQVLVALKRRDQSLAEARMGVKKCPQVLINVRFSGAVDPLEHPSVKEACARVTESMAGRGRVLLRKSGTEPLVRVMVEGDEESSVRGYADELAKIVAEVCA; from the coding sequence ATGGCTAGAAAGTACTTCGGCACCGATGGTATTCGGGGTCGTGTCGGGCAGTTCCCCATCACCCCGGATTTCATGCTCAAGCTCGGCTGGGCCGCTGGCATGGCGTTTCGCAAGCAGGGCAAGTGCCGCATCCTGATCGGTAAGGACACGCGCATTTCCGGCTACATGTTCGAGTCTGCCCTTGAGGCGGGTCTGGCTGCCGCTGGCGCTGACGTGCAGTTGCTCGGGCCGATGCCGACTCCGGCCATTGCGTATCTGACGCGGACCTTTCAGGCTGATGCGGGCATCGTCATCAGCGCATCGCACAATCCGCACGACGACAACGGTATCAAGTTCTTTTCCAGCGAGGGCACCAAGCTGCCTGATGATGTGGAGCTGATGATCGAGGAGCTGCTCGACCAGCCGATGACCGTGGTGGAGTCTGCTGCCATTGGCAAGGCATCGCGCATCAACGATGCGTCCGGGCGCTATATCGAATTCTGCAAGGGCAGCGTACCTACGGGTACCAACTTCAAGCACCTGAAAATCGTCGTCGACTGCGCCCATGGCGCTGCCTACAAGGTTGCCCCCAGCGTATTTCGCGAGCTGGGCGCTGATGTCAAGGTCATGGCGGCGCAGCCGGACGGCCTCAATATCAACCATGAGTGCGGTTCGACGCATATCGCCGGGTTGCAGGCTGAGGTTCTCGCGCAGGGTGCTGACCTTGGCATTGCCTTCGATGGTGATGCCGACCGCGTATTGATGGTCGATCACACGGGTACTGTGGTCGATGGTGATGAACTGCTGTTCATCATCGCCCGTGATTTGCAGGAGCGCGGGCGCCTGCATGGCGGCGTGGTCGGTACCTTGATGAGTAACCTGGGGTTGGAGTTGGCGCTGGCCGAGTTGAACATCCCCTTTGTGCGGGCCAAGGTTGGTGATCGTTATGTGATCGCCGAGCTGATGGCGCGCAACTGGTTGCTCGGTGGGGAAAATTCCGGGCATCTGGTGTGCTTCCAGCACACCACTACGGGGGATGCCATCATTGCTGCGCTGCAGGTACTGGTAGCGCTCAAGCGTCGTGATCAATCGCTGGCCGAGGCGCGCATGGGCGTCAAGAAGTGCCCGCAGGTGCTGATCAATGTGCGTTTTTCCGGCGCGGTCGATCCGCTTGAGCATCCTTCGGTGAAAGAAGCCTGTGCGCGGGTAACCGAGAGCATGGCTGGGCGTGGCCGCGTTTTGCTGCGCAAGTCTGGCACCGAGCCGCTGGTGCGAGTGATGGTCGAAGGCGACGAGGAAAGCTCGGTTCGCGGCTATGCCGATGAATTGGCTAAGATTGTTGCCGAAGTCTGTGCTTGA
- the folP gene encoding dihydropteroate synthase: protein MSQQLHPSRLPCGGRLLDLSRPQVMGILNVTPDSFSDGGRFVARDAALRHAEQMVAAGATLIDVGGESTRPGAHAVSPTEELERVVPVVEVIARNLDVIISVDTSTPAVMRESARVGAGLINDVRSLQRDGALDAAADTGLPVCLMHMRGEPGNMQDNPQYPDIISEVRDFLVERMAACATAGIPAERILLDPGFGFAKTLEHNLVLFRRMHELSVLGRPLLVGVSRKSMIGKVLGHEVGERLYGSLGLAALALTKGAYILRVHDVAETVDVVRMIAAVEAAQ from the coding sequence ATGTCCCAGCAGCTACACCCAAGCCGGCTGCCCTGTGGCGGCCGGCTTCTTGATTTGTCCCGTCCGCAGGTGATGGGCATCCTCAATGTCACGCCTGATTCCTTTTCCGATGGTGGTCGCTTCGTCGCGCGCGATGCAGCGTTACGTCATGCCGAGCAGATGGTTGCTGCAGGTGCGACGCTGATCGATGTAGGGGGCGAGTCGACTCGCCCAGGCGCCCATGCCGTTTCGCCGACCGAGGAGCTGGAGCGGGTCGTGCCAGTGGTCGAGGTCATTGCGCGTAATCTGGACGTGATCATCTCCGTGGATACCTCGACTCCGGCCGTCATGCGCGAAAGTGCGCGAGTGGGCGCGGGGCTGATCAATGACGTGCGCTCGTTGCAGCGCGATGGTGCTCTTGATGCGGCTGCCGATACCGGTCTGCCGGTGTGTCTGATGCACATGCGTGGTGAGCCGGGCAATATGCAGGACAATCCACAGTACCCGGACATCATCAGCGAAGTGCGTGATTTTCTTGTCGAGCGCATGGCAGCGTGCGCGACAGCCGGTATTCCCGCTGAGCGGATCCTGCTCGATCCGGGCTTTGGTTTTGCCAAGACCCTGGAGCACAATCTGGTCTTGTTCAGGCGCATGCATGAGCTTTCAGTCCTTGGGCGTCCCTTGTTGGTGGGTGTTTCGCGCAAAAGCATGATCGGCAAGGTGCTCGGTCATGAGGTTGGCGAGCGTCTCTACGGGAGTCTAGGATTGGCGGCGCTGGCCCTGACCAAGGGCGCATATATTTTGCGTGTGCACGACGTTGCTGAAACGGTCGACGTGGTGCGCATGATCGCTGCGGTCGAGGCAGCGCAATAA